The nucleotide sequence GAGTTTATCTCTTTGGTTACTTGTTCATGTGTTAGACATAACACATCTCTTTAGCTTTGAAGAGGGACCATTTCTATCATTGTTCTTATTGTACATCTTGTGAACTAtctgtgtttgttgtttgatcgtATTAAGGTCTTGACGGTTGGTTTTGAGTATTCACAACTACTCCATAGCCAGAACAGTGCATTGTCTTTGTTATATGTGTAGCTCCAAAGTTTCTTAAACCATTGTCTAGATTCTTACTTCCTCAAACCTTTTATTTTGCATTGACCATATGACTCAAAAGGATATACATTGTCCAATCCCTTAATTTTAAGGTCAGATGTCAAACTAGTGTGTATGTTTTGCAAGTTGTGTTAAAACAGCCATCGATTGCTTCATAAACTAACAACCTCTCCTATGTCGTTCTgctgttttttttgtctgtagACGAAGAAGGATGATATGTTGCGTTACAAAATGCAAAGAGTTCCGTTTGTCGAAGAGCAAGTAAGGAAGATAAGAGAAGTTGGCAAGGTAATGACAATGGACATAGAGCAGCTTCTTTTGAGGGAAGACAATCGGTTTGAATTTGTCAACAGCGTAGCAGCTGAAGCGACAGAGTACGTGGAAAAGAACAGAGACGAATACGGAGGTTCCAAAAAGGCCATCTTTCATGTTCTGAGTAATCGTGTGAACGATCTCGGGTTTGATCGCCCTGAGGCTTATGTAGAAGCTGATCCTTACAAACCCGGTCCTGGCTATTTGTTGGAGTACTACACATAagataccaatatatatatatatatatatatatatatatatatatatatatatatatattctcacaGCTTTGTTGTTGTATTACCAAAACCAAATCTCTATGCATTCACAGCTTTATTGTTTTGTAGTTAATATTGGTAGAACAAAATCTTTAAATCTGTTTAATTTGTTCTGGCGTTTATGtctttttaaatcaaaatcatatactactaaatttcaatgcaacagttgtgttgtaaacttgtaatcaGAACTCTCTATGCATACTTCATGTGTATTTAAtatgttatgacttatgacCATTTGATCCGGCCagtcatttttttattggtttaaacTCTATCTAATAAATGTCAAATAACTGGTAGTAAATACACTGTGACAGTCAATAATTATGAGTTTTATGGTTTGTATGAGTTTCTGAGTTGAACTCTTTTTTGCTCTTTTGGAGGTGTGGGCGGCCTTGGATGCGGACCAGTGTAATCCATCTCAAGATCGACTCTTCTTCTATTCATCACCATCTCCTctttaaccttttaaaacaacaaatttaagtagtatatatattgtttagttTCGATGTGCATATTTGTAATCAATATATAACACTTTAAAAATCGTTGTTGTTGATACCTCATCGTTGACGTTGTTAAGATACGAAGTCTCAACGATCCCTAAGAAAATACGAAGCATATacacaaaacatttatatcatcaatatatatatttttgaactcCTTGAAAAAACCAATCTACAATAGTATTATAGTTACACTCTAATTTTATCTATGCTTAGTTAATTCGACAAACAGTAATAGGTTACTTTACTTATTTGCAAAGGAAACAGATCGTAAAAACATGACTCAGCTAGTTAATTTACGTTTCTACAATCTAGATTTTATAAGTACTTTTAAGGCTTAGTTTGTATATTGGAGCCACGAAGTAAACCATAAGTTAGAACAGTGTTTAAATGTTCAGTACCTGAAGAGAACATCGGGGGAACGAGCAAGAAGGCTACAAGAATCATAACCAGCTTCATCTTTTagaaatattttctaatttttctgtGTTTGGTGATATGTGAATGATTCGAGTTTATAATTCTTTTGGCTTAGAACTTAGAAGACATATGCatgtagacatatatatatatatagataaatagaAAGTAGAGTCAACTATAGATATCAAGGTAACGGATCAACAACTTTAATACAAGTGTTCTATTAGtttgaaaaatttaagaatGATGAATCCCataataattagtcaaattgAATACGTATAGTACAATCaattctttccttttttggaaCTTGTTAAAagattatatcaaaaaaaaaaaaattgttaagaaattaaattatctgtaattttttttttgtagtagtagtaggttttttttttttttgcttcaaaaatctatattaacatttttgaaatatattttgtattatgcctttttacttttgtttatttaaaaatttatttacaacattaatccctaaaaaattttcaaaactagcattactacatattttgtttcttgaatatttcacatttcattccaactaaataaataacagtaatcaatatggaaatagaaactatcatatatttaatcacACATTCTGTTGTATTTTGAAGCTATTCTATATCTGAATCACACATTAGCACTCCTAACGTCGGGAAAAGAGTTAGGAGTGCAAACACATTCTTTTCCCGATGAAGGTCTAGTGGCGTTAGGAGTGCTAATGTGTCTCACCAATCATGAGTTCGAACCCCCGTACAagcttattttcttttattttcagcccatttttttcctttgattgtGGCCTCCAAAAAGTTAGCAACGGCTCTGAACATGTGTGTAGATTGTAATCCGATCCGATATCTAGTTTTGTCTGTAGACGAAAGAAGGATGACATGTTGCGTTACAAAATGCAAAGAGTTCTATTAGTGGAAGAGCAAGTAAGGAATATAAGAGAAGTTGGGAAGGTAATCACAATGGACATAGAGCCGCTTCCTTTGAGGGAAGACAATCGCTTTGAATTTGTCAACGGCGTAGCAGCTGAAGGGACAGAGTACGTGGAAAAGAACAGAGACGAATACGGAGGTTCCAAAAAAGCCATCTTTCACGTCCTGAGTAACCGTGTGAACGATCTCGGGGTTTGATCCCCCTGAGGCTTATGTAGTTATGTAGAAGCTGATCCTTATAAACCTGGTCCTGGCTATTTGTTGGAGTACTACACATAGATTGTAGTAAAGTGAAATACATAAGCTGGTTGTAATAAGATCTCTAAATCAATGCAACTCATCTTTTTTTAAGTATGTTTTTCGagccaagaaaaataaaatacttttatttagttagaaaaataaaatacttttatttagttagaAACTAAAAATGAAAGGGCGAGTGTTGTTTGCAAGTGCTgacttttttctctctctgaaaAAGGGCGATTAAAAAGGCGAAATCTCAGATCTACGACCGACGGTGAGGCCTCACGCCGCCGTcgagaatcttcttctttctccctccTCTTTCATTTCTCCCATGGCTACAGCGGTCTCGATCCCTCCCCCTCCCGATCCACCTCCCGTTCAGACTATTGATTCATCTACTCTTCCTCTCCCGTCTCTTCCCGTAGGAACAGCTCCTCTTCCTGCGGATACGGTAGAATCAGGCTCTAATCTACCTATCTTGCTGCCTCAAGAAGATGTATCGCCGGTTATTGCAGACACAAAGCTCCCCTGGGCTGAGCGTTTCAATCCGAGTCTCCGAAATCTCAAAAAAGTAGCTAAACCCAGATTTACCGAGGATGGTACACCTCGGGTTCGTGCTCCAGCATCAGTTATCCTAAAATCGACAGAGACATGGAAGGATCATTTGGTCGCTCACTTTCATGgtaatcctcctcctcctggaAAAATCTTTGTAGATCTCAATCCAATTTGGGGCAATAATGGCAGGATAAGCATTAGAAGTCTCCCTAATGGTTTGGTACTCATCTACATCCCTTCGGAGCTCACTCGCAAATGAGTTCTTGAGGTGGGATGCTGGCAAGCAGGCAATTGTCTATTCACGGTAACTCCCTGGTCACCAACAGCTACCCTCACTCCTCTCAAACTTGTATCACTTCCAATATGAGTTATACTAAAGAATGTGCCCCCTCAGTTATACTCGCTCCCGGGACTCAGCACCATAGCCTCTAGTATTGGTGAACCACTCCACACAGAGAAACATCAGCTCCCACCATTAGCTACTGATACAAGAATAAAGGTTGAGGTTCTTCTCAGTAAGCCATTCCCCCAGTCTGTTCTAGTTGAGGATGACGATGGTAACGAGTTAAGAGTATGGGTTGAGTATCCTCGCTTACCGCCTAAATGCGATTACTGTGGAGAATATGGTCATCTCTACCACAGATGCCCTGTAGCTCCAGCGAAGGATAAGATTGCAGCCCCAGCTGACATACCCTCAGCTCAATTTCCTCCTCCTGTCAAAAAAGGAGCTCAGTCAATATGGCAAGTTAAAGGGCATCTCGTTGCTGGTATCCCTATTCCTGACACTCCGGTAGATGATCCTTCAGCAAAGAAATTGCCAGAAACCACTCCTAGTATCCCATCGACTTCAGCTGCTTCCGTTTTACCCCCTCCCCCTCTAACTGCCACTCATAAATACCTGGACTCCCCATCAGCGGACTCTCCGAATGATTGGCAGCTTGTTCAGCGTCGAGCTAAATCTCCAAAGGGCTCGTATGTAGGCaccataaaaactcaaggttcaAGTTCACCAGTCAGGATTCCTGATGAAGTGTTAGTTTTGAAGCAGGACAAGGCTCAGGCGTCTTCAGACCCTGCTCCCAACAGGGCATCAGTAGATCAACCTAAAATTGTTGTCAATCCCACATTTCCTAAAAACACAAGTGCTAAGCCATCTAAGACTGCCAGAGGACGCCTCTCTGTCCAGGGGCTTCCCACCTTCATCATGCTTGAAAGCTTTGCTTTCAGCCTTTTGCCCACCTTTTTGATGATGACGAAGatcttttgttataatattaGGGGATTGAATACTTCCCTCTGGTAAGTAGAACTCAAGAGATGGGTTCAAGCTTCTAGACCTATTATAGGAGGAATTTTGGAAACACATGTTCAAGTGGAGAACTCGGCTACTATCTTGAATCGCACCTTTCCTGGTTGGTGTTATGACTACAATTACTGCTCTTCCGCTCAGAATGGTAGAATTTGGCTAGTTTGGGACCCTGTTGTCAACATAATCATTTACAAGAAAACTGATCAGCTCATCTCTTGTGGAGTTTTTGATACATCTACCAACCTATCTTTTTCTGCAACCTTTGTTTATGCTCGCAATTGTATGATAGCGAGAAGGGAGCTATGGCAGTCTCTGCAGGAACTTAACAGCTACACTCTTCAACGAAACCACCCTTGGATGACTCTGGGGGATTTCAATCAGATTCTCAGAGCAGATGAGCATTATTCTCTCCTTCCTTACCCTCTTCCAATCCAAGGTATGGCTGAATTCCAGCAATGCATTGACAGTTGTGAATTTCTGGAGCTGGCTAGTAGGGGTGCGGAACACACCTGGTTCAACAGTCAGCATCTCAATCCCATCACTAGGAAGCTCGATCGAGTCCTTGTTAATGAACTGTGGCTGACAGCTTTCCCCAACTCTAATGCACTCTTTGACGCTCCATGAGGCTCAGACCATTCTCCTATCTTAGTTAAGACTTCACAAGCAGAGGAAAGGAGGAAGGTCCCCTTCAAGTACTACTCTTTCTTTGCTACTCATCCAGACTTCCCAAGACTTGTTGAGGAAGCGTGGAACTCGCCAATCCTGCATGGAAATCATATGTTCTCCATATGCCAGAAGCTCAAAGTTGTTAAGATGGCTTGCAAACTCTTAAATCGAACTCACTTCAGCAATATACAGGCTAGGTCATCGGAAGCCTTGGAAGCTTTGACGTCTATCCAAAATCAGTTACTAAGCACCCCAAGTCAATCACTGTTTGAGGAAGAAAGACTGGCTCGTAGCCACTGGCTAGTTATGTCTACAGCAGAGGAGACATTCCTTCGGGAGAAGTCAAGGGTTCGTTGGTGCACTGAAGGAGACTCAAATACTCGTTTTTTTCATAACTCGGTGAAGGATCGTCAAGCGAGAAACTTAATTAGATCCCTCATCGATGTTAATGGAGCTCGCCTTTCAGACAAGGAGGCTCTAAAGTCAATGATATTGGACTATTATCAAGGCTTGCTGGTAAAATCAAATCCTTCAGTAGTTTCCCTTTCAGTGGATATGATTAGTGAGCTGCACTCTTTCAGATGCTCTGAAGAACTCTCAGCCTCACTAACCATTATCCCTACCCCTGAGCTAATCACCTCCACCCTTTTTTTCACTTCCAAGGAATAAAGCACCGGGTCCCGATGGTTTCACAGTAAATTTCTTCATTGACTCATTGGCTCTCGTTGGTCCCACTTTTATTGAGGCTGTTCTGGAGTTTTTCAGGACTGGAAAGCTTTTGAAACAGATCAATGCCACAATACTTGCTCTAATCCCTATGACAGTCTCTGCAGAGAAGCTTTCCGATTTCAGGCCCATATCTTGCTGCTCTACCATCTACAAGATCATCTCTCGTATTCTTGCCAAGCGTCTAAAGTTAATCACCAGTCAGGCAGTCCAAAGAAATCCCTCGCAACTGAGCTTGTAGCGGATTTCAACAAAGAAGGCCCTGTGACTAGAGGCTGCCTTCAAATAGACCTGACTAAGGCTTTTGACAATGTGGATTGGGGTTTCCTCACCAATATCCTGTCGGCTTATAATCTCCCTCCGATTTTTATTAACTGGTTGAAGGCCTGCTACACCTCTCCTTCTTACTCGGTAAGCTTCAATGGGGAGTTGATTGGCTACTTTCCCGGGAGAAAAGGTTTAAGGCAAGGTGACTCTATCTCGGCACCTTTGTTTACGCTTGTCATGGATATATTGTCAAAACAACTAGACAAAGCGGCCAACTCGGGAAGATTTCAACTTCATCCTCTTGGTGTCACTCCTCTTATCACCCATCTTAGCTTCGCAGATGACATACTAGTATTTTTTGATGGAAGTGAAGAATCCCTGGTTGAAATTCTGAATATCATTTCTCAGTTTAAATCAGCTTCAGGACTGGGTATCAACTTACAGAAAACCTGCTTGTTCTTGGATGGAAATAACAGTGACACTCTCAGTCAAATTGCAAATCGTCATAGCCTTTCTCATGGCTCGTTGCCAATGCGTTATTTGGGAGTTCCTCTCATCACTCGTAAGCTTTCTCCTTCTGATTATCAGCCGCTTCTAGACAAGGTGAAAAGTAGGATAAACTCCTGGACAAACAGACATCTATCCTTCGCTGGCAGGCTTCAGTTACTTCAATCAGTAATCAATAGCACAATAAACTTCTGGGCTTCGATATTCTTGCTACCTAATGCTTGCATGACTAAGCTCGAGCAAATCTGTGGTGCATTTTTGTGGAATGGTACTGCGGACACAGCTCGGGGAGCAAAGGTCGCTTGGGAAACGGTTTGTAGTCCAAAGTCTGCTGGGGGGCTAGGACTTAAAAGGCTAGTTGATTGGAATAAGATCTTCGGGCTCAAGTTGATATGGCTACTCTACTCTCAGGCTGGTTCTCTTTGGGTTTCCTGGGTTCATCATAAGCTTATAAGGGATAAATGCTTCTGGGATGTTGATTTTCGAAATTCTGGAAGTTGGATAGGGCGACGTTTGTGTAAACTAAGACCTCTTGCAAGACCTTTCATCCACTGCAGTGTCTTCTCGGGTAATGATTGCCTCTTCTGGCACGACAACTGGACTGGTCTTGGACCTCTCATTGACATCCTTGGTGACTCAGGATCGCGGGTATCCGGAATCACTCTCCTTGCTCGAGTTAGCCAAGCAGCTTCAAATGGGGAATGGTCCTTGCCAAGAGGACGACATCCTATTATCCAGCTACTTAGAGCCTGCTTACACGACCATACTCCTCCTGATCCAGCTGCTGGCTGTGATACTTACCATTGGAAACTCTCCCAAGATCAATCGAATGGTACCTTCTCCTCAATGAGAACCTGGAAGCACCTTCATCCTCCTGGACCTTCAGTTCCCTGGTCTTCGCaagtttggtttaaggaaagaATCCCAAAGATGGCTTTTATGACTTGGCTTACTGTTCAGGACCGCCTTACAACGAGAGACAGACTAATTCGCTGGAGCTTACCCGTTCCTCCTTATTGTCTTCTCTGTTTGACAGGTATGGAAACAAGGGATCACATATTCTTTCAATGTCCTTATTCCAGGAATCTTTGGACGGCACTCTTCTCCTCCTTGCACACATCAACAACAATAACCTTTGATGGAGTCCTCAATTGGATTAAGTCCCCCACCACAAACAGGAGACTCAATTCAATCTGCAAATTGGTTTTCCAAGCCCTTATCTATTATATTTGGCGAGAACGCAACTCAAGAATTCATACCACTTCCTCTCGAACAGAGCTCCAACTGCAGAGGGAAATCCAGCTAACATTTCGTCGAAAGCTGTTGTCGCTGGATCGGACCTCAAGAGCTGCTCAACCCTTAACGATTTCGACTCAGGACACTCATCTTGGTCTATGGTTTACCCATTTCCAACCTCCGTAATGCCTATTAGTAGCTCCAGTCTTTGATCATGTGTTGCACTTTTTGAGCTTATTTTTATCTTGACTCCTATTGTATTAAACTTCTCTTGAAGGGTTataatgaaaaaagaagaaaaaaaaaaaaacttaaaattactACATTACTTATAAGACAGAACGTCTAATGACATTATGACAACAATTTGTTCACTAAAATTAATTGTGTACCGATTTATGGTGAGGAGGAGGACGACGATGAGGTAGGTATGGCACGAATGTCGTATAGCTGGAAGTAGAGCCGGATCCTTATAGTCGTCTTTGATATACACCGGTGGTTCCTTTGTCACAACCTCATCTAccttttaaaaaaggaaaaatgtttgtCCGCTACTTGAAGTATACGTCACTATTTGAAATATACGCTAACATatagccacacatacaaacaatataaatgttttgttaactaCGTCAACTATTATCcacataaggacatccataaataaatataggttatgtgtacaacatcATAAACATTCAACTCTGGTGGTTAGTTGGCCggaatccggcgttgaccagtgttAACCGGCGTTGAACAgtgttgaccggcgttgaccagaaaaaaaatttcaaaaaaatatatatattcttttttcctaaaaataataatattttttcatgtatttttgataaaaaaatattaaaaaaaaatgatttgtataatttacaaaaacaaaatataacaacaaaaagttatagaACAAAAGTTTATGTCTAggagattttttcataaaactataacaaatacataccttttccttttaaccatcattttttgttttgtattttcaaaggtggagatttttaatatttttttttcttattactcatttataagattatgtcatttgaaatatatccaaggcactgccaactatttctttgattttacaagaccaacctttgattttacaaaatcaacttttgtttttttaattatcttctagatatatgtctttcatgtaaataaatagaattttcattattttcttcctttctttttcttattaaaaaaaaaaatagttggcaatgtcttggatatatttcaaattacataatcttataagtaaaaaaaaaaaattcccacctttgaaaatacaaaataaaaaatgatttttgaaaggaaaaggtatatatttgttatagttttatgaagAAATCtgctacacataaaattttggtggtatagttttattatattatttttggtatattttctgtattaacaaaattagttactagataaaccataaattttgtttgtcaaattttttttttctttgggtatATAATTgtcttgtatttgtttgttgtatcacttttgttgtaaattatacaaatcatttatcttttaatttatttatcaaaaatacatgaaaacaaaaaaaaaaagaaaaaaaaaaaaaaaaaaaatttNTTGGTCAACGacggtcaacactggtcaacgcTAGATTCTGGCTAACCAATCACCGGAGTTGAATGTTTATGATGTTGTAtacataacctatgtttgtttatgaatGTCTTTATGTAATGACAATAGTTGACGTAGTTAACaagatatttatattgtttatatgtATGGTTATGTGTTGGCGTATACTTCAAATAGTTGACAAACATTTTTCccttaaaaaatcaaactctCATTGTTTTTACcatcaaaaattatatactattaaaaaatgaaaatattatttaataaagtaCGTAGACGGCATTTGTTATCATATACATTTTCttggaaaatttaataataattttcgtTCAAGGTAACAGAATTCATTCATcttaatactttttattttgtaatggaCTAGTTTAGCTATATGTTTTTGTCATCATATTTATAGGCACGTACTTGATTTTTCGAAGGATCGGATGGATCAGATGGTCTTAGCTGTGGACCAGCGTAGTCTATCTCAAGATCGATTATTTTTCCATTCATAACCACCTCCTTCTTAACCATTTtctaaatcaaacaaattaagtaatgatatatatttattaaaaaattcgATGCGTATTGATAATCCTAATCCAGATTGTATACCCGTGGTTGTTAATAAAATACCTCGTGGTTGACGTTGTCAAGATGCAAAGTCTCCACGACCTCGAAAAACAGTAAAACAATCTATCGAATGTGTTTCTAACCATAAAGTTACCTGAGGAAAACATCGGGAGAAGGAGCAAAAAAGATACTAGGATCACCAGCTTCATCTTCANNNNNNNNNNNNNNNNNNNNNNNNNNNNNNNNNNNNNNNNNNNNNNNNNNNNNNNNNNNNNNNNNNNNNNNNNNNNNNNNNNNNNNNNNNNNNNNNNNNNNNNNNNNNNNNNNNNNNNNNNNNNNNNNNNNNNNNNNNNNNNNNNNNNNNNNNNNNNNNNNNNNNNNNNNNNNNNNNNNNNNNNNNNNNNNNNNNNNNNNNNNNNNNNNNNNNNNNNNNNNNNNNNNNNNNNNNNNNNNNNNNNNNNNNNNNNNNNN is from Camelina sativa cultivar DH55 chromosome 20, Cs, whole genome shotgun sequence and encodes:
- the LOC104770820 gene encoding protein PLASTID TRANSCRIPTIONALLY ACTIVE 7; translated protein: MASSSFTCSSILSIADTRSVNLRCTFQSQVSCGIRRDDNGRRVWRRRTLTKKDDMLRYKMQRVPFVEEQVRKIREVGKVMTMDIEQLLLREDNRFEFVNSVAAEATEYVEKNRDEYGGSKKAIFHVLSNRVNDLGFDRPEAYVEADPYKPGPGYLLEYYT
- the LOC104770821 gene encoding uncharacterized protein LOC104770821, which produces MKLVMILVAFLLVPPMFSSGIVETSYLNNVNDEVKEEMVMNRRRVDLEMDYTGPHPRPPTPPKEQKRVQLRNSYKP